Proteins encoded by one window of Arachis hypogaea cultivar Tifrunner chromosome 1, arahy.Tifrunner.gnm2.J5K5, whole genome shotgun sequence:
- the LOC112731069 gene encoding uncharacterized protein gives MAPRVKGNGVKGHRSSRTTAAAAISTTSTSSRTSVVPDFQSGSLSQQPYLMVPNPGYTVLPPPSWPTPGCMGPPPPPPPPISIPPPLRNSNLLVDSETPGSSSTSPPSETALVPNSVTKERLVPDGKTSWLPFPPGSQKITEIIKKRYDKPYKKFGDVPLPAKKLWFKEWKSHFLIDDDDDEFFWRAFKYRTSKRFSQMMSDIREGVDTTHEWLIPAYKKVLERYWKTDEK, from the exons ATGGCTCCTCGGGTCAAGGGTAACGGTGTCAAGGGTCATAGAAGTTCTCGCACTACTGCCGCAGCCGCTATTTCAACCACCTCCACCTCTTCTCGGACTTCGGTTGTGCCAGATTTTCAGTCAGGATCACTTAGCCAGCAACCGTATTTGATGGTACCTAATCCAGGCTACACGGTTCTTCCTCCACCAAGTTGGCCTACTCCAGGATGTATGGGTCCCCCTCCTCCACCCCCTCCTCCAATTTCGATTCCTCCTCCGCTTCGCAATTCCAATCTATTAGTTGATTCAGAGACACCTGGAAGCTCTAGTACATCTCCTCCATCAGAGACTGCATTGGTTCCTAATAGTGTCACAAAAGAAAGATTGGTTCCCGATGGAAAAACAAG TTGGTTACCTTTCCCTCCTGGTTCTCAGAAGATTACAGAGATCATCAAGAAACGATATGATAAACCGTACAAAAAGTTTGGAGATGTCCCTCTTCCGGCAAAGAAGCTTTGGTTTAAGGAATGGAAG AGCCACTTtcttattgatgatgatgatgatgagtttttCTGGAGGGCTTTCAAGTATAGGACAAGTAAGCGATTTAGCCAAATGATGTCAGATATCCGTGAGGGTGTGGATACAACCCACGAATGGCTAATTCCTGCTTACAAAAAGGTGTTAGAAAGGTATtggaaaacagatgagaaatga
- the LOC112805297 gene encoding uncharacterized protein, which yields MEEQDNRELELLPSSRADSSLLRFRSTVSSSSLAEVAPSVDLQLSISVGRPTAAECVVRMCEGVEALKWEAAEQIRLAAMEKAYAERVRELTRREMEMAQSEFARARQMWERAREEVESAERMKERATARLGSSSSTSSSSAMEITCHSCRQRFRPA from the coding sequence ATGGAAGAACAAGACAACAGAGAACTTGAGCTTCTACCGTCTTCGCGCGCCGATTCCTCTCTGCTCCGCTTCCGATCCACGGTTTCTTCGTCTTCGCTGGCGGAGGTAGCGCCTTCTGTGGACCTTCAGCTTTCGATAAGCGTGGGGCGTCCGACGGCTGCGGAGTGCGTGGTGCGGATGTGCGAGGGCGTGGAGGCGCTGAAGTGGGAGGCGGCGGAGCAAATCAGGCTGGCGGCGATGGAGAAGGCGTATGCGGAGCGGGTGAGGGAGCTCACGCGCCGGGAGATGGAGATGGCGCAGTCGGAGTTTGCGCGCGCCAGGCAAATGTGGGAGCGAGCAAGGGAGGAGGTGGAGAGTGCCGAGCGGATGAAGGAACGCGCCACCGCCCGCCTCGGCTCCTCTTCCTCCACCTCCTCCTCTTCTGCTATGGAGATCACGTGCCACTCGTGCCGGCAGAGGTTCAGGCCTGCCTGA